A single region of the Montipora capricornis isolate CH-2021 chromosome 13, ASM3666992v2, whole genome shotgun sequence genome encodes:
- the LOC138030827 gene encoding uncharacterized protein → MSQDGVKETGGEDGPGTEQTEDKDDEKKLEREKTLLSLKKQKRIRKTEMTKIRHHMEKLCITPKDSPKDVDAIEKDIEQLWSLLEITLEILDELCVVYLKNGEEADKQAAMEEGQMLESEIQTAIEKAHEAVKSHAQISVATASHSEFVAHPSPPIVLQGSLNPASPPPSSQSAYSSQGEAGVPESPTASHSANHRLKPLKVPSYGGDKTKFEEFWGLFESLVDQSKEPVNLKMARLRQCLYGSALEAIRGLGVSEPEYEEAKEILIAKFGGQRRQLRAYMDQLERMPQMRNNDVQGFERFADLVRITVVKLKAEGRDGELGEGTLHSLLVRKLAEVQVQGYSRWLQEQSRERSVVSLKDWLKEEVRIRVEATEMAHGLSVTEKSDGWQHSNRNPNNRNKSRNFHVKSDFTRRPPGSGQPNRKPPCPCCGSPNHGVWACLVFQQKSYDDKWTLAKEKRLCFRCLGSDHQGKSCMKSQTCQINGCRGNHHRLLHENPPATDPPMGTAQPVVNTNSYPSFTPWEGAVGPALSPEGEDSHASRAMTTHNPRSPNEAYSLRTIPVWVKAQGKKVKVNAILDDASNETFLNEEVAGALGLKESYQTVKVHVLNNSVETFQTMPLKVEIESVNGQFTKEIEVKTCPRNVTGNYQVENWNANKGKWRHLAQCDFASPAKDGLVDLLIGVDNADLHYSFVDVRGKVGEPVARLGPLGWTCIGPPDGRAETGTRTHTIRTLFTRDVGPVSVAGGCCDLDGTLKRFWEIESYGTELNDRVVCTEEERLALEKVSSSVCYNGERYSVSVPWKGQRPQLPDNRQMAESRLLSTEKNLKKKEIVEREYKRTIETYVEKGYLRKVPENEAPPPEVWYLPHFPIVKMSKSTTKVRIVFDCSAKCKGISLNDVIHAGPKLQRELFDVLIRFRCNPVALVCDIQEMYLQIEIEPEDRPLFRILWRDGETGRNPDVYEFSRVVFGKNSAPFEAQFIAQENARRHQTEFPLAAETVLQSTYMDDSLDSVEEDEKGVELYHQLNALWAKAGMHARKWVSNSATVMAAIPEDDRATEVNIRDSKDTVTTTLGLQWNSTDDVLAVPATPVPEDYPITKRSVLKKIATVFDPLGLVSPFVVQAKIMLQELWNRGYDWDEEVQDEVANRLQVWFSQLSCLANVKIPRCLRNQQPVKSKELVTFVDASQQAYGAASYLRCEYEDGTVSAQLIASKSKVAPLTPMTVPRLELMGAIVGLRLTQSVSRLLELPVKAASFYSDSTDVLWWIRGRGRDFRPFVANRIGEIQISTEPGQWQHVSTDKNPADLCSRGTSPAELAESELWWSGPDWLMKEKNEWPKMELAESPKVMPEMKSTKKQQQESTTLVTVQENQAQRAKPSQGGIVPAWRLNPKRFSSWCRLVNIHARVRRALHNMSKRGPRQTSKALLPCEIREAEAEVVRSCQREAFPGEYKALVTGKPIPTKSPLMKLNPVLDEEGCIRSNGRLQFAEYLPYDVRFPMILPRGHCVTKLIVKHYHEQANHTAGTNFVLSQINEKYWIIAAREEIREWERECNMCKRMRGKTTTQIMAPIPEIRLRFTFRPFDQTAVDYAGPFTTVQGRGVRRQKRWLCLFTCLSTRAVHLEVAFGLDTDSFLNAFTRFTSRRGLPKEMVSDCGTNFVGAVNELKELISELDQDKIQQSTANRGVTWRFNPPGAPHFGGIHEAMIKSAKKAIYGVIGTSDVTDEELITAVTGVESLLNARPLTYQSANPQDIVPLTPNHFLHGQLGGQFAPETVDTTEFSPRKRWRKVQEIISQVWRRWLQEYLPLLSMRPKWTEVVKDLKEDDVVLVLDSKLPRGRWPLGRIIETYPGRDGHTRVAKIQCGASTVVRPIHKLVPLHES, encoded by the coding sequence ATGAGTCAGGACGGCGTAAAAGAAACTGGCGGTGAGGATGGTCCGGGAACCGAACAGACCGAAGACAAGGATGatgaaaagaaacttgaaagGGAGAAAACGCTTTTGagtctgaaaaaacaaaagagaatacGAAAAACCGAGATGACAAAAATTCGCCATCACATGGAGAAGCTTTGCATCACGCCGAAGGATTCGCCGAAGGACGTAGACGCTATTGAGAAAGATATCGAGCAACTTTGGTCGCTTCTGGAAATCACACTGGAAATACTGGACGAACTATGTgttgtttatttgaaaaatggagAGGAAGCGGATAAACAGGCGGCTATGGAAGAAGGACAAATGCTTGAATCGGAAATTCAAACCGCTATTGAAAAGGCACACGAGGCCGTGAAATCACACGCTCAAATTTCTGTCGCGACTGCTTCGCACAGTGAATTCGTCGCTCATCCAAGTCCGCCGATCGTTTTGCAGGGTTCGCTCAACCCAGCTTCGCCTCCACCGTCTTCCCAAAGTGCTTACAGCAGTCAAGGAGAAGCAGGAGTTCCTGAAAGCCCGACAGCCAGTCATTCCGCGAATCATCGCCTGAAGCCATTGAAAGTACCGTCATATGGAGGAGATAAGACCAAATTTGAGGAGTTTTGGGGGCTGTTTGAAAGTCTAGTGGACCAGTCCAAAGAACCAGTCAACCTAAAAATGGCGAGATTGAGGCAGTGCTTGTACGGCAGCGCACTGGAAGCGATTCGAGGGCTTGGTGTTTCAGAACCAGAATATGAAGAGGCGAAGGAAATCTTGATAGCCAAGTTTGGCGGTCAGCGGCGGCAATTGCGGGCCTACATGGACCAGCTGGAGAGAATGCCCCAAATGAGAAACAACGACGTTCAAGGATTTGAAAGGTTTGCGGACTTAGTACGTATTACAGTGGTTAAGCTCAAGGCCGAGGGACGCGATGGAGAGCTTGGAGAAGGAACACTGCATAGCTTGTTAGTGAGGAAGCTTGCTGAAGTTCAAGTACAAGGTTACAGCCGTTGGCTACAAGAACAGAGCCGGGAGCGATCGGTTGTAAGTTTGAAGGACTGGCTTAAGGAAGAAGTGCGCATCCGCGTTGAAGCTACGGAGATGGCGCATGGCTTATCTGTTACGGAGAAATCTGATGGATGGCAACATTCAAATCGAAATCCAAACAACCGAAACAAGTCCAGAAACTTTCACGTCAAATCAGATTTCACCAGAAGACCACCAGGCTCAGGCCAGCCTAACCGAAAGCCACCCTGTCCGTGCTGTGGCTCCCCGAATCATGGAGTATGGGCCTGCTTAGTTTTCCAACAGAAGAGTTACGATGACAAATGGACGCTGGCTAAAGAAAAAAGGTTGTGCTTCCGGTGTTTAGGCAGTGACCACCAGGGAAAGTCCTGTATGAAGTCACAAACCTGCCAAATCAATGGTTGCCGGGGAAATCACCACCGTCTATTGCATGAGAATCCGCCTGCCACAGACCCACCCATGGGAACTGCTCAACCAGTGGTTAACACTAACAGCTACCCGTCGTTTACCCCATGGGAGGGGGCAGTTGGCCCCGCTTTATCACCTGAGGGAGAGGACAGTCATGCCTCGCGAGCGATGACTACTCATAACCCAAGAAGCCCTAATGAAGCCTACTCACTGCGTACCATTCCTGTGTGGGTGAAGGCACAAGGAAAAAAGGTTAAAGTGAATGCAATCCTAGATGATGCCTCAAACGAGACATTCTTGAACGAAGAAGTGGCTGGAGCCCTTGGACTAAAGGAGTCATATCAAACCGTGAAAGTTCATGTGTTGAACAATTCTGTAGAGACATTTCAGACTATGCCGTTGAAAGTAGAGATCGAAAGTGTTAATGGTCAGTTTACAAAGGAAATTGAAGTGAAGACCTGTCCCCGCAATGTCACTGGAAACTACCAAGTCGAGAATTGGAACGCGAACAAAGGCAAGTGGCGTCACCTTGCACAGTGCGACTTTGCATCACCAGCGAAAGATGGTTTGGTAGATTTGTTGATCGGTGTCGATAATGCTGACTTGCATTATTCGTTTGTTGATGTACGTGGAAAGGTAGGTGAACCGGTGGCGCGCTTGGGTCCGCTTGGGTGGACTTGTATTGGACCTCCAGATGGCAGAGCGGAGACTGGAACAAGAACGCACACAATTCGAACACTGTTTACTAGGGATGTAGGGCCGGTTAGTGTAGCTGGTGGTTGTTGTGATTTGGATGGAACGCTTAAGAGGTTTTGGGAGATCGAGAGTTATGGAACTGAACTGAATGACCGAGTCGTGTGTACTGAAGAAGAGAGATTGGCCTTGGAAAAAGTTAGCAGCTCAGTTTGTTACAATGGTGAGAGATACAGTGTTTCTGTGCCATGGAAAGGACAGAGGCCTCAACTTCCCGATAATCGTCAGATGGCAGAATCCCGTCTTCTCAGCACAGAGAAAaacttgaagaagaaagaaattgttGAAAGAGAGTACAAGAGGACCATCGAGACTTATGTTGAGAAGGGGTACCTGCGTAAAGTCCCAGAGAACGAAGCACCACCCCCTGAAGTTTGGTACCTACCGCACTTCCCGATTGTTAAGATGAGCAAGTCAACAACCAAAGTAAGGATTGTCTTTGACTGTTCAGCCAAATGCAAAGGAATCTCTCTTAATGATGTCATTCATGCTGGGCCAAAGCTTCAGAGAGAACTGTTTGATGTTCTGATCCGCTTCCGCTGCAACCCGGTTGCCCTTGTTTGTGACATTCAAGAGATGTACCTCCAGATAGAAATTGAGCCTGAAGACCGACCGTTGTTCCGAATTCTGTGGCGAGATGGGGAAACAGGCCGCAACCCAGATGTGTACGAATTCTCTAGAGTTGTTTTCGGAAAGAACTCAGCTCCTTTCGAAGCCCAGTTCATTGCCCAGGAGAATGCCAGGCGTCACCAAACCGAGTTCCCATTAGCTGCAGAAACTGTACTTCAATCCACCTACATGGATGATTCGTTAGACAGTGTTGAGGAGGACGAGAAAGGAGTTGAACTGTACCATCAGCTTAATGCATTGTGGGCAAAAGCAGGCATGCATGCCCGAAAATGGGTATCGAATTCAGCAACAGTGATGGCAGCCATACCTGAGGATGACCGAGCCACAGAGGTGAACATAAGAGACAGTAAGGACACAGTAACGACAACACTTGGCTTACAGTGGAACAGCACTGATGATGTATTGGCAGTACCTGCAACGCCCGTGCCCGAGGACTACCCAATTACTAAGAGGAGTGTTTTGAAGAAGATTGCAACTGTCTTTGACCCGCTTGGCCTAGTAAGCCCTTTCGTCGTACAAGCGAAGATTATGCTCCAAGAACTGTGGAACCGTGGCTATGACTGGGATGAGGAAGTTCAAGACGAAGTGGCTAATCGTCTTCAGGTCTGGTTCTCACAGCTGTCATGCCTAGCAAATGTCAAGATTCCGCGGTGCCTGCGAAACCAGCAACCAGTGAAGTCGAAGGAATTGGTGACCTTTGTTGATGCCTCTCAGCAGGCCTATGGAGCTGCCTCATACTTGCGCTGTGAGTATGAAGATGGTACCGTGTCCGCACAGCTGATAGCTTCAAAGAGTAAGGTTGCACCGCTTACCCCCATGACTGTGCCAAGGCTGGAATTAATGGGAGCCATAGTGGGTTTAAGGTTAACCCAGTCCGTGTCCAGACTCCTAGAACTACCCGTGAAAGCAGCGTCGTTCTACTCTGACAGCACAGATGTGCTATGGTGGATTCGCGGAAGAGGTCGAGACTTTCGACCCTTTGTGGCGAACCGTATTGGGGAGATACAGATTAGTACTGAACCGGGACAGTGGCAGCACGTCTCTACCGACAAAAATCCCGCTGATCTGTGTTCCAGAGGAACAAGCCCAGCTGAGCTTGCTGAATCCGAACTATGGTGGAGTGGCCCAGATTGGCTAATGAAGGAGAAAAATGAGTGGCCTAAGATGGAGCTAGCCGAAAGCCCGAAAGTGATGCCCGAAATGAAGTCGACAAAGAAACAGCAACAGGAGTCTACCACCCTTGTGACAGTGCAAGAAAACCAAGCTCAGAGGGCCAAGCCGAGTCAGGGTGGTATTGTTCCAGCCTGGAGATTGAACCCGAAACGCTTCTCAAGTTGGTGCCGACTGGTGAATATACATGCTAGAGTAAGGAGGGCACTCCACAACATGTCAAAGAGGGGTCCGAGACAGACCAGTAAAGCATTGTTACCGTGTGAGATCAGAGAAGCTGAGGCAGAGGTGGTGCGATCGTGCCAGCGCGAAGCATTCCCTGGCGAATACAAAGCTCTAGTGACCGGGAAACCGATACCGACCAAGAGCCCACTAATGAAGTTGAATCCTGTGTTAGACGAAGAAGGCTGTATCCGTTCAAATGGAAGACTCCAGTTTGCAGAGTACCTGCCTTATGATGTGCGATTCCCAATGATCCTGCCTCGAGGACATTGTGTAACTAAACTTATTGTAAAGCATTATCATGAACAGGCCAATCATACAGCAGGAACCAACTTTGTATTGTCCCAAATTAACGAGAAGTATTGGATCATTGCAGCCCGAGAAGAGATCCGAGAGTGGGAGCGTGAGTGCAACATGTGTAAACGAATGCGGGGCAAGACCACTACACAGATCATGGCCCCGATTCCAGAGATCCGTCTTCGCTTTACCTTCCGTCCCTTTGACCAAACAGCCGTTGACTATGCTGGGCCTTTTACCACTGTACAAGGACGAGGTGTGCGCCGACAGAAGAGGTGGCTgtgtttgtttacttgtttGTCAACCCGTGCGGTGCATTTGGAGGTAGCATTTGGTTTGGACACCGACAGCTTTCTGAATGCCTTTACACGCTTTACAAGCAGACGAGGACTGCCAAAGGAGATGGTGAGCGACTGTGGAACCAATTTTGTTGGAGCCGTCAACGAACTGAAAGAACTGATCAGTGAGCTGGACCAGGACAAGATTCAGCAAAGCACAGCCAATCGAGGAGTAACATGGAGATTCAACCCGCCCGGGGCACCACATTTTGGTGGCATTCATGAAGCCATGATAAAGTCAGCCAAGAAAGCTATTTACGGAGTAATCGGAACGAGTGACGTAACTGATGAAGAGTTAATTACCGCAGTGACTGGAGTGGAAAGCCTGCTCAATGCACGACCGCTCACCTACCAGTCAGCTAACCCCCAGGACATTGTACCGCTGACTCCAAACCACTTCTTACATGGACAGTTGGGCGGCCAATTCGCACCTGAAACCGTTGACACCACCGAGTTCAGTCCACGCAAACGTTGGCGAAAGGTCCAGGAGATAATTTCCCAAGTCTGGAGGAGGTGGCTACAAGAGTACCTTCCTTTGTTAAGCATGAGGCCAAAGTGGACCGAAGTAGTCAAGGATCTTAAGGAGGATGATGTTGTCCTTGTCCTGGACTCTAAACTGCCCAGAGGACGGTGGCCTCTAGGACGCATCATCGAAACTTATCCAGGAAGGGATGGCCACACCAGAGTCGCTAAGATCCAATGTGGCGCGAGCACCGTTGTGAGACCAATCCATAAACTAGTGCCTTTGCACGAAAGTTAG